The segment GACGCAGCTTTTTATTTCTGCTGTCGGTTGGCCACCAGTAGCAAAAGTTATACTTTGATTAACTTCTAATTGAACTTCATTGGAAATTTCATCGGTACAGGGATCGGATCCTTTAACTAATACCTTATATTTCCCTTTATGAGTTGAGGAAGCCTGACTTACCGAATAATGAGCACTGGTCGCACCTGGAATATCTACACCATCAAGTTGCCATTGATAAGTTAAATTGGTTCCGGTCGCTTCAACTTCAAATTCGAAAGGGAAACCTGCACAAACTATTTGAGACGGATTAGGCTGGGATATTATTAGTACTTTCTGATTTATTGTCAATGCTTTAGTTGACACAGCATTTCCACAGGGTGTATTTCCTGTAGCTGTTAAGGTTAATGTGACCGACCCGGTTTCTCCATTGCCAGGTGTATAAGTAGCTTCAGTAAGAGAAGTAGGATTCGCAATTGTGCCTGTTCCATTCGATGTCCAAAGAATATCCCCATAATTGGATGCCGATGATCCTTCTGTTATACTTATTGGAGCATTAGAACAAGCTGTTACGGCTGTCCCCGCGATTGCTGTTGCTGCTTGTGATATTGTTAATGTTTTAGTTGACACAGCATTTGCACAAGGAGTGATTCCAGTAGCAGTCAAGGTTAAAGTGACAGGCCCGGTTTCTCCATTGCCAGGTGTGTAAGTAGCTTCAGTAAGAGAAGTAGGATCAGCAATTGTACCTGTTCCATTAGAAGTCCAGACAATTCCTGTGTTGTTGGTAGCCGATGATCCTGCTGTAATATTTATTGCAGTATTTGAACAAGCGGTTATTGCTGTTCCTGCAACGGCTGTTGCAGCCTGTGATATTGTTAATGTTTTAGTTGACACAGCATTTGCACAAGGAGTGATTCCAGTAGCAGTCAAGGTTAAAGTGACAAACCCGGTTTCTCCAATGGCGGGTGTGTAAGTAGCTTCAGTAAGAGAAGTAGGATTTGTTATTGTACCTGTTCCATTAGAAGTCCATACAATACCTGTGTTATTAGAAGCCGATGATCCTGCTGTAACATTTATTGCAGCATTTGAACAGGCGGTTATTGCTGTTCCTGCAACAGCTGTGGCAGCCTGTGATATTGTCAAAGTCTTAGTTGACGCAGCATTTGCACAAGGAGTATTTCCAGTAGCAGTCAAGGTTAAAGTGACAGGTCCGGTTTCTCCATTGCCGGGTGTGTAAGTAGCTTCAGTAAGAGAAGTAGGATTAGAAATTGTACCTGTTCCATTAGATGTCCAGACAATTCCTGTGTTGTTGGTAGCCGATGATCCTTCTGTTATATTAACTGCAGCATTTGAACAGGCAGTTACTGCAATTCCAGCAACTGCTGTTGGGGCCTTTGATATTGTCAAGCTTTTAGTTGATACAGCACTTGCGCAAGGGCTGTTTCCTGTAGCTGTTAATGTTAAAATAACAGGACCAATCTCATTTGCACCGGGTGTGTAAGTGGCGGTAGTAAGAGAAGTTGGATTAGTAATTGTTCCTGTTCCATTAGATGTCCACGTAATTCCAGTGTGATTAGTTGCTGATGATCCTGCTGTCATGTTTATTGCGGCATCAGAACAGGCAGTTATGGCAGTTCCTGCAACTGCTGTTGGAGCTTTTGATATGGTCACTATTTTTGTTGATACGGCATTTGCGCAGGGAGTATTTCCTGTAGCTGTTAAAGTTAAAGTTACTAGTCCAGTTTCATTAGTACCTGGTGTGTAAGTAGCTTCAGTAAGAGAAGTAGGATTAGCAATTGTTCCTGTTCCATTAGAAGTCCAATTTATACCAGCGTTATTAGAAGCTGATGATCCTGTTGTAATATTAACAGCAGCATTAGAACAGGCGGTTATTGCGGTTCCTGCAACTGCTGTTGCAGGTTCATTAACAGTTAAAATCATCTCATCAGCAACTACAGGACATTTTACATTGCCTGGTTGCTTAGTACTAATTAATTTAAGACTAATTGTACCAGTAAATGCTGGTGGAGGATTGTAAGTTGGATTTAATAATTTATTATTGCTAAATTCTCCTACAGCTGGAGTCGCAGTCCATTCATAATTTTGAGCATAACCGTTATTTTCACCAGAAAGTACAATTGAACCTCCCTTGCATATAGTTGCGTCTAAACCTGCATATACAGACGCTGAGTTATTTACATTTACCGAGAAAGTCTTTTGAGAACTAGTTCCACAGGCGTTTTTAGCTGAAGCTATTATATTAACATTTCTTCCTGATTGGGCTGCTCCGGTCACCTCGACCGTGATTGAATTAGTGCTTAGGCTCCCCCAACAATATTCCACCCAGGAGGAACTGTCCAATTATAGGAAGTTACATTAGGATCAGGAATAACGGTGTAAACCAAATCTGAGACGGGAGGACAAACGCCTGATGATATATTTACATTTCCAGATGAGGCAACAAATACAGGGGCTGCAGGGGGTGTATAACCTTTCATAGTTATACTATTGCTACTTGTTACAGTTTGGGGGGCTGCACAAGTTGCATTCGACGTCATCTTTACTGAAATCACAGATCCGTCGACTAATGAATTCGCTGTAAAAGTTGATTTGGTCTCATTGGAAATGGGTGTACCATTTCTCAACCATTGATAAGTTGGAGACGCTCCTCCATTTACTGGCGTAGCAGTAAAGGTAACCGGGGTAGAGCCCGATGGTGCCGTTGTACAAATACTAGTAGAAGAAGCAGTTATGGTTACAGATGGTATCTGAGTTGGATTTACAGTTACTGTCTTCGTGGCACTTACGGCTCCGCAAGATCCACCAGCCGTTGTAAGAGTTAAAATAATGGAAGAAGGCGCATTTGCAGGAGCAGTATATGTAGCTGTATTGGGTGTATTTCCAGTATTATTAGCAAAACTTCCACCCGAAACATTAGCCGTCCAAACTGCTGATGTAGCTCCTCCACCAAACGAGCCGCCTAATGCGCCTTATTGTTCCTCCCTGACAAATGGCGGCAATTGCTCCACCAACATTTACAGTTGGGGTTGGGTTTACACTTATAGTTTTAGAATCACTCACTGTTTGACAAGATCCTCCTGCTGTTGTAAGGGTTAAAGTAACCGAGTTTGGTGCATTTGCAGCAGCAGTATATGTTGCTGTATTTGGAGTATTTCCAGAGTTATTTGAAAAAGTTCCACCTGCTCCTCCATCTGTCCATACTGCTGATGTAGCTCCTCCACCAAAAGAACCACCTAAAGCAGCGGTTGTTCCTCCCTGACAAATTGCTGCAATTGAACTTCCCACATCAACAGTAGGGTTTGGATTGATCGTTAATGTCTTGGATGCACTCACAGTTTGACAAGATCCTCCTGCTGTTGTAAGCGTTAATGTAACTGAAGCTAGGTGCATTTGCAGCAGCAGTATAAGTAGCTGTATTAGGTGTATTTCCTGTGTTGTTGGCAAAGGTACCACCTGCACCTCCATCTGTCCAAACGGCTGAAGTAGCTCCGCCACCATAAGATCCTCCCAAAGCGCTAAGTAGTTCCTCCCTGACAAAAAATGGCAATGGAACCACCTAAGCATTGACAGTAGGATTCGGGTTGACGGTGAAAGCTTTGGTGGCACTAATGGCACCACAAGATCCACCCGCGGTGGTAAGCGTCAAAGTGATTGATGATGGTGCATTTGAAGCAGCAGTATAGGTCGCTGTATTCGGGGTACTACCAGAATTGTTGGCAAAAGTACCTCCGGCTCCGCCATCAGACCATATTGCTCCGGTCGCACCTCCTCCAAAGGAGCCGCCTAAAGCAGAGGTTGTTCCTCCCTGACATATTGCACTTATGTTTCCTCCAACATTTACAGTCGGATTTGGATTAATACTTAATGCCTTTGTTGCACTTACTGTTCCACAAGATCCACCTGAGGTAGTAAGGGTCAAGGTAATTATTCCTTGTGCATTAGAGGCAGCAGTATATGTTGCTGTATTTGGTGTATTTCCAGAATTGTTTGAAAAAGTTCCGCCCGCTACATCCGCAGTCCAAACGGCTGATGTTGCTCCTCCACCATAAGATCCTCCTAATGGTCCCGTCGTTCCTCCCTGACAAATGGGGGATACTGCAGTCCCTGCATTAACAGTAGGTAATGCGTTAACCGTTGTAGAAATACTGTTGCTTGTAACTGGCGAAGAATTTTCACAATCTGGCGTCAATACAACTGTAACAATACTGCCAGTTTGAAAATTAGAGGGTGTTGGAAAAGTAGTATTTGAACCGTTAGATCCTTGATTAATTCCATTTACTCTCCATTGAAATTTAGGACTAGTACCTGCATTTTGTGCAGTAGCTGTAAAAGTTACAGTTTCACTAAGCACAAATGGCATTATCTGCTTCACTTGAAGTAATATTAACGGAGGCAGTACCAGTACACTCCTGTCCAAACCCACTCCAGGAGCTTAAAAAAAATATAAATAGAAGAAAGAATACAGAAAGTAATTTTTTTCCCATAGTCGTACATTGTTAGGTGCTTTCAACTATGTTAGGGGATAATTGAAGACGGTTAAATTCTATAATTTCGCTTTGGGGAAAAGCCAATTAACAATCTAAAGTACAGCAATTTAACTATGGTAATTTATGTTTTCGTTGAAAGGCGGTAATAGTCGATGAAGATCAAAAACGGGAGAGGAAACCGATAGCAAAGGATTTAAAATCATCTCTTATACCTACAAATAAAATGTTAATTTCTCATTACGGTACTGTTCTTCCTACAGCATAAAAAAAGCCATAAACTGGAGAGTTTATGGCTTCTGTATTACTAAAAATTTTAGTTTATTTTTCTATCCCATAAATGGATATCTGTAATCTGTTGCAGGTACAAAAGTTTCTTTAATGGTTCGTGGAGAAACCCATCGTAACAGGTTCAGTTTTGATCCGGCTTTGTCGTTGGTTCCGCTGGCTCTGGCTCCACCAAAGGGTTGTTGGCCTACTACTGCTCCCGTAGGTTTGTCATTGATGTAGAAGTTTCCTGCCGAATTTTGAAGGGCTTCAGTTGCCTGTGCAATGGCGTATCGGTCGCCTGAGAAAATTGCTCCGGTTAAACCATACTCACTTGTCTCATCAACCAGCTTAAGGGTTTCTTCCCATTGGCTGTCTTCGTACAAATAAATTGTTACCACAGGACCAAAAAGTTCGGTACACATTGTGGTATATTCAGGACTTGTTGTAAGAATTACAGTAGGCTCAATAAAGTATCCTTTAGACTTATCGTAATTACCACCAACCACGATTTCAGCATCATTATCATTTTTTGCTCTGTCTATATATTCAGCAAGTTTATCAAATGAACCTTCGTGGATCACTGCAGTGATAAAGTTGCTCATATCTTCCGGAGATCCCATTTTAAAAGATTTGACATCCTCAGTCACAAAAGTTTTCACTTGCTCCCACATGCTCTTTGGAAGGTAAACCCTGGAAGCTGCACTACATTTTTGTCCCTGAAATTCAAATGCTCCCCTAGAGATGGCTGTAGCCACTTGTTTAGGGTTTGCTGTAGGATGAGCAAGAATAAAGTCCTTACCACCTGTTTCCCCAACAATGCGGGGATATGTTTTGTAATTGTTGATGTTTTCTCCAATTTTCTTCCAGATTCCCTTGAAGACATGGGTGCTACCAGTGAAATGCACTCCGGTAAAATCGGGGCTTGCAAGTACAGTATCTGTAATCATTACAGGGTCTCCCATTACCATATTAATTACTCCATCTGGTAGACTGGCTTCTTTAAAAACCTCCATTATTACCTGAGCGGAATAAACCTGGCTGTCGCTAGGCTTCCACACTACGGTATTACCCATTAAAGCTGCACTGGCAGGAAGATTTCCTGCGATTGCTGTGAAGTTGAAGGGGGTAATGGCATAAACAAACCCTTCCAAAGTGCTTACTCCAATCTGTTCCAGGCTCCCGGTGTAGATTCGGGCTGCTCTTCATAGATCTGCGCCATATATTCCACATTAAAATTCAGGAAGTCTATAAGTTCACAGGCTGAATCTATTTCGGCCTGGAAAATAGTTTTCGACTGTCCTATCATAGTAGCGGCATTAATCTTGGAGCGGTAAGGTCCTGCAATAAGATCGGCTGCCTTTAAAAAAACTGCTGCTCTTTGTTCCCACTCAAGTCGCGACCATTTTTTCCGAGATTCAAGAGCTGCTGAAATGGCCAAATCTATATGTTCTTTTTTTGCCTGATGAAAAACTCCTAGGTTGTGTTTGTGGTCATGAGGAGGGTGCATGCTTTTTGTGTCCCCTGTTTTAATTTCCTCTGATCCTATATATAATGGTACTTCAATAGTAGATTTCCATAATTTCTTGTAGGTACTTAATACTTCCTCTCTTTCGGGGGTCCCGGGAGAGTATGACTTTATAGGTTCATTGACCGCTGTAGGAACTTGAAAAAATCCTTTTCCCATATTATTTCTTTGATTTTTAGGTTTCTAATTAAGGAGCGTAAAGGTAAAAAAAATTAACCGACTTATGCTCTCGTGAGATTTCTGAAGTTGTCATTTTCGATTATCTTTAAGTTTTAATATTTCAGCTAAATCTAAAACCATTTTGTGTACAGTAACTCTGCTTCCGAATAATGAAACCACAAAAGGCTTTATACTAACTTCAAACAGGGATGAGGCGGCTGAAAGAAAAGCTGTTCCGCCGGAAATCTATGAAGTAAACGGGGTGAACATCCTTTTCCCAAAGGACAAGGTTGCAGGAGGCACCTGGATAGGAGTTGGCGAAAATTGCAGGTTGATCTGTCTTTAAAATGGTGCTTTTGAAGCTCATCAAAGAAAATCAACATATAGGAAGAGCAGGGGAGTGGTGGTAAAGGAGTTACTCTGTGCAGTTGATATTGATTCAGCATTAATGGAATATTATCTGGAAGGGATCGAGCCTTTTATAATTATTCTGGTGGATTGGAGCGACAACCTTAGATTTATAGAATTCGTGTGGGATGGGAACCTTCGGCACATCCAGGAACTACCTTTGGAAGCTCATATTTGGTCTTCATCTCCTTTATATGATGAGGCGATGAGACAAAGTCGTCTTAAATGGTTTAAAGATTTCTTGAAAACTGAAGCTTCTTCAGAAAATCTTTTGAAATTTCATCATTCAGGGGGAGAGGGAAATCCAGAGGTAGATCTTATAATGGATCGCGGTTTTGTAAAAACCCAAAGTATTACCCAGATAATAAATTTTCAGCATTACACCAAAATGGTCTATGAAGATCTAACTACGGGAATAATAACAGAACGGGAAATAAAAACCTAGATTTTTTCTTAATTTAAAGCGAAGGGAGCACTAAGTTTAAAGGAAGGGATTCCTACTTTAAACTTTTTAGAGGAAGTGAAATTGATCATATTAAAATGTCCACTCATTGCCCCAAAAGGTGCTGTTAGGAGGCAAACACTGCTGTAGGTGTGCGATTCTCCCGGTTTAAGCACCTAGTTTCTTGCCAATAACACCTTCTCCCTGTACAACTTCAGTGTTATTAAGAGCATCTTTTATTCTCCAGAATCTGGATTTTAATTGCACAGAGTCTTTGCTCTGATTTTCAATGGTGATCCTATAGCCAAATGCGAAGTTTATTTTATAGTTCTTATAAAATGTGCCTTCGAAATTGGTCTCGACAGAAATCTTTATGCCACTAGTTACCTGTTGTATCATTTTTAAAAGATTGCAAAAGAAGCCGTTAGGGAAAATAAGGCAGCGATGATAGCTAATGTAGTAAATATTCCATTTAGTAGTATAAATTTAACAATGGTTTTAAATCTCCCCTGGCAATAGAACTTGCGCATTGCTTTATAAAGGTAGAACAGGAAAATGAAGGTGAGTATTTCAGTAAAGGTGTCAGACGAGAAAATATAATCCAGAATTAACCCCAGTGCCATCATTATAAAAAAGGTGGTTTGAACATGGAAAGCAAAGACGAGGTGCTCCATATAATTGAAGGGCCTTCTTAGGTAAAGCAACCAGATAAAAAGAGCAAATATTGGCAGGTAAAAGAAAATTATAAAAGGCAATTTGCTAACAAAGTAGTTGTAGAAGATTGATGGATTATCTCGCATACTATTCCAGTCCACCACTTTTTTATAGATCCAACGGTTATAGGTGGAGTTCGTATGATTTAAAGAGTCAATAGCGCTAAATGGTTCTCTAAGCGAAGTTTCCTTATAAAAA is part of the Antarcticibacterium sp. 1MA-6-2 genome and harbors:
- a CDS encoding NRDE family protein, producing the protein MCTVTLLPNNETTKGFILTSNRDEAAERKAVPPEIYEVNGVNILFPKDKVAGGTWIGVGENCRLICL
- a CDS encoding immunoglobulin domain-containing protein, which encodes MEYCWGSLSTNSITVEVTGAAQSGRNVNIIASAKNACGTSSQKTFSVNVNNSASVYAGLDATICKGGSIVLSGENNGYAQNYEWTATPAVGEFSNNKLLNPTYNPPPAFTGTISLKLISTKQPGNVKCPVVADEMILTVNEPATAVAGTAITACSNAAVNITTGSSASNNAGINWTSNGTGTIANPTSLTEATYTPGTNETGLVTLTLTATGNTPCANAVSTKIVTISKAPTAVAGTAITACSDAAINMTAGSSATNHTGITWTSNGTGTITNPTSLTTATYTPGANEIGPVILTLTATGNSPCASAVSTKSLTISKAPTAVAGIAVTACSNAAVNITEGSSATNNTGIVWTSNGTGTISNPTSLTEATYTPGNGETGPVTLTLTATGNTPCANAASTKTLTISQAATAVAGTAITACSNAAINVTAGSSASNNTGIVWTSNGTGTITNPTSLTEATYTPAIGETGFVTLTLTATGITPCANAVSTKTLTISQAATAVAGTAITACSNTAINITAGSSATNNTGIVWTSNGTGTIADPTSLTEATYTPGNGETGPVTLTLTATGITPCANAVSTKTLTISQAATAIAGTAVTACSNAPISITEGSSASNYGDILWTSNGTGTIANPTSLTEATYTPGNGETGSVTLTLTATGNTPCGNAVSTKALTINQKVLIISQPNPSQIVCAGFPFEFEVEATGTNLTYQWQLDGVDIPGATSAHYSVSQASSTHKGKYKVLVKGSDPCTDEISNEVQLEVNQSITFATGGQPTAEIKSCVGDSNPIILSVTAEGTISEYLWRKDNIPLSDGGNISGATTAQLTISNQTPDDSGSYDVVISSPAESCSQIISNPSVVTVNSKSADPTSVSTSASENAICLGDSTVLTLNGGGGGTGEEIRWYTDSNGTNQIGTGNNLEVSPEVTRTYYGRYEDPSECATPSAFASVEVTVNYNSTIELTSAEGSDEQTICINNPLTSIIYQIGGGGDNAVLTGDLPEDVIGLFADGKFTISGTPSESGTFDYTVTTEGPCNQESLSGTIIVNADSVIALSSPEGTDDQTLCINTSITPISYTVSAGATSANLVEESLRQD